GCGTGCCCCAACTCGTGCGCCACCACGGCGGTGACCTCGGCCGGGGTCGCCTCGCGCAGCAGCGTGTCGTAGACCACCACCCGCCGGGTCGGCCCGAGACCGGAGACGTACGCGTTGACCGCCCTGGTGCGGCGGGAGGCGTCGGCGACCAGCACGTCGCGCACCGGCACCCCGTCGCGGGCGGCCATGCTCATCAGCTCGGTCCGCAGCGGGCCCTGCTCCAGCGGGGTGAACCGGTTGAACACCGGCTCCACCAGCACCGGCAGCACGAACGACAGGAGCACCACCAGCACGGCCGCACCGGCCGCGCCGAAGGCCCACCACCAGCGCGGTGCGAGACGGATGACCGCGTAGAAGCCGAACAGCGCCACCGCGCCGATCACCGCGCTGACCGCGTACGACTTGAGCAGGTCGACCGCCCAGCCGCTCCAGCCGTTGGTGCTCAGCCCGTAGCGGGTGAGCACGCTCTGCCGCCAGGCGGAGAACGGCAGGGTGAGCAGGTCGGCGACGAGCACCACGGCCAGCCCACCGAGCACCGCCTGCGCGGCCCAGTGCCCGCCGAAGGGCCGGCCCACCAGCTCGACCAGGCGGCTGCCCAGCGGGGTCAGCCCGAGCGCGAGGGCGATCAGCAGCCCCACGGCGAGCGCGGTATACCCGCCGGGGCGCAGCGCGGCCCGGAACTCCCGCCCCTTGGCCACCTGCTCGGACGGCAGGTCACCCAGCGCGGCGAGTTGGTCGGCCCGGGGCGCTGGCGGCCGGTGCCAGGGAATGAACAGCGCGGCGACCACCGCCAGCGCGACGGTCAACCCGGCCAGGGTCAGCAGCGCCCACCCGCGCGGGCTCACCCGGACACCGCCGTGCGGTACGCCTTCTCGCCGCTGCGGCGCGCACCGCCGCCGGTCGCACCGCCGCCCGTCCCACCGCCGACGAGTGCAGCGCCGCCGATCTCGCCGTCGTCCCGTCCTACCCCGCTCATCGCGCCGCCCTCCCGCCGTGACCGCTCATCCTATGGCCCGCGAGAAGCCCGCTTCCGGGCGCGGTGTCGCGCTCAGGCGACCCGGCGGACAGCACGG
The window above is part of the Micromonospora sp. LH3U1 genome. Proteins encoded here:
- a CDS encoding M48 family metallopeptidase translates to MSPRGWALLTLAGLTVALAVVAALFIPWHRPPAPRADQLAALGDLPSEQVAKGREFRAALRPGGYTALAVGLLIALALGLTPLGSRLVELVGRPFGGHWAAQAVLGGLAVVLVADLLTLPFSAWRQSVLTRYGLSTNGWSGWAVDLLKSYAVSAVIGAVALFGFYAVIRLAPRWWWAFGAAGAAVLVVLLSFVLPVLVEPVFNRFTPLEQGPLRTELMSMAARDGVPVRDVLVADASRRTRAVNAYVSGLGPTRRVVVYDTLLREATPAEVTAVVAHELGHAKDSDVTVGTLTGALGAAAAVVALYLLGSWGPLLRLAGVDSVAEARAFPLLLALVTVAGLIATPVQALMSRRVEARADAHALALTRDPVAFESMQRRLGSVNLGDPDPPRWEYLYSASHPSTVERMAAARAYAREAGR